The genomic interval ATGCAACGAGACCAGACCGACGCCTGGGAAATAGCGCGCCTGCGGCAGATCGAGCGGCGCTTTGCTCTGCGGAACGTCTCTGCTGAGCACCACGCCAAGAATATCGTCGGGTACGGTCACGCCGCAGGCTTCGGCATACCATTTCGCATAGGGATCGCCGAGCAGCGAGGCAAAGGCGAACATGGTCGCCCCATGGCCTGTGCCCGCAGGACTGTTCTCACCATCGCCAAAGGGCGATAGTCTGGCATAGGGCGGATTGCTGTAGAGCAGATAATTGGGCGTGTTGCGTAGAAACGGTTTTTCCATTAGATCGGCACCGGTCGCATTTCTCAGCGCTACAACAAAGTGCAGCGCAAAGCTCATGTAGGCGGACCAATAGCTGGGCCCTTCGTGCCAGCCGCCATCCTCCTTGCCCCAGGCCGGATAGATATTCCAGTAAATGGTCGTCACATAGTCGAGCCACTCCCGCGCTTCCGGCCATTCGTGAATAAAGGCCAGCGCGGTTTCGCCGAGAAAGCCGACCATGCGGCCTGAATGGCTCACAAACGGATCGGTATGAAACCGCTGCCGGTGACGCAGATGATAATAGAACTGAGCAGCCCGAACCCGCATCACCGATTCCACCGCCTTGCGCTCCCCGGCGGTGAACAGCGGATAGGTCCAATCATAAGCACGAACGCCGCGCATCATAATCCACATGGCCGGCTCGTCGTTGTTCTGCCAGGAGGTAGTGCCCTCCGGATTCCAGCTGAAGAAATAGAGCAACCGGCGCTTGGCCTCAAGGCCATACACCGGATCGTTGGTAAGCAGATAGGCGAGGGCAAAGCTCTCCATCAGGTCCATAGACGGACGAGTGGCTCTGATGATGGCGGCATAATT from bacterium carries:
- a CDS encoding DUF4962 domain-containing protein, with the protein product MTPLLAIVLFMSSVQPDQKATWNQMPHSPADGTTIKVNPPPFTWVPPEDGLTYVLEVDEDSSFNSPLVQRTVVHVSTVSLHAPLPPGSYCWRYGIHGPNDVIYSRVRRFMVPTDAQLWPRPALDDMIKRVPTARPRLFVRPEAVAFYRDRAVDGDLQQVLAAIQRRCAGHLNEELAAEPPLVLGAGAERGRNYAAIIRATRPSMDLMESFALAYLLTNDPVYGLEAKRRLLYFFSWNPEGTTSWQNNDEPAMWIMMRGVRAYDWTYPLFTAGERKAVESVMRVRAAQFYYHLRHRQRFHTDPFVSHSGRMVGFLGETALAFIHEWPEAREWLDYVTTIYWNIYPAWGKEDGGWHEGPSYWSAYMSFALHFVVALRNATGADLMEKPFLRNTPNYLLYSNPPYARLSPFGDGENSPAGTGHGATMFAFASLLGDPYAKWYAEACGVTVPDDILGVVLSRDVPQSKAPLDLPQARYFPGVGLVSLH